One window of the Clostridium sp. MB40-C1 genome contains the following:
- a CDS encoding accessory gene regulator ArgB-like protein: MIKELTYKITYYIKENSDIKNNRDLEKIDYSLQAIFNELFKTIVLALLFLILGKINYFLFSVTILFSIRIFAGGYHCNTTIKCLSYSILFFLVSCFIGGSITYKLNTSIYYIIGLLSIFIVALRSPYPNKKRPIKNKKRRYILKIAATFFTILWTYVLLFHIKNADYLNCGFITIVLQVLQLVQIGKE, translated from the coding sequence ATGATAAAAGAATTAACATATAAAATAACTTATTATATAAAAGAAAATAGTGATATTAAAAATAATCGTGATTTAGAAAAAATAGATTATTCATTGCAAGCTATATTTAATGAATTATTTAAAACAATTGTATTGGCACTTTTATTTTTGATACTTGGAAAAATAAATTATTTCTTATTTTCCGTTACTATTTTATTTTCTATCAGAATTTTTGCAGGTGGATATCATTGCAATACTACAATAAAATGTTTATCATACTCGATTTTATTTTTTTTAGTTTCTTGTTTTATTGGAGGATCCATTACATATAAACTAAATACTTCAATTTATTATATTATTGGATTATTAAGTATTTTTATAGTTGCATTAAGATCGCCATATCCAAACAAAAAAAGACCTATTAAAAATAAAAAAAGAAGGTATATTTTAAAAATTGCTGCTACCTTCTTTACAATACTTTGGACATATGTCTTATTATTTCACATAAAAAATGCAGATTATTTAAACTGTGGATTTATTACAATTGTACTGCAGGTTTTGCAGTTAGTACAAATAGGAAAGGAGTAA
- a CDS encoding CPBP family intramembrane glutamic endopeptidase, producing MNKVNAIFFKNKLKPIFGFICIVFIPILLLLISALILSKVFVNTVNYTTTILSTWVSMGLCMVILPYLFFKKIYGVSLAEFGISKITKKESIFCLISIVSLYGFLIIKTNFACTLLIIATLQNLGVVLAEEFFTKGVMFFQTKKICSNSVFRVVLCALVFAFVLHNAASPYINLLYRFPLALITGYAYLKTDKLYIPVMLHFINNMLSTGILK from the coding sequence ATGAATAAAGTCAATGCTATCTTCTTTAAAAATAAATTAAAACCTATATTTGGGTTCATATGTATTGTTTTTATTCCAATACTTCTTTTATTGATAAGCGCTCTTATATTAAGCAAGGTTTTTGTTAATACAGTTAATTATACTACTACTATATTGAGTACATGGGTTTCTATGGGATTATGTATGGTTATTTTGCCATACTTATTTTTTAAAAAAATATATGGTGTATCACTAGCTGAATTTGGCATATCAAAGATAACTAAGAAAGAGTCTATATTTTGTTTAATAAGTATTGTAAGCCTATATGGATTTTTAATAATTAAAACTAATTTTGCATGTACTCTTCTTATTATAGCCACACTGCAAAATTTAGGAGTAGTGTTAGCAGAAGAATTTTTTACTAAAGGAGTCATGTTTTTTCAAACAAAAAAAATATGCTCGAATTCAGTATTTAGGGTGGTACTCTGTGCCTTAGTATTTGCTTTTGTTTTACATAATGCAGCCTCTCCATATATAAACCTGCTCTATAGATTCCCCCTGGCTCTTATTACAGGATATGCATATTTAAAAACAGATAAATTGTATATACCAGTTATGCTGCATTTTATTAATAATATGTTATCCACTGGAATACTTAAATAA
- a CDS encoding sensor histidine kinase — protein sequence MHIIKEFSTTFIELSAFMILWKKLSLKDEKTFLKSIIIILIGSFTMAATSSMKFYFNIILSYLIVIFLVSYFYHKKIISVFLEVCLILNIIMISQLIVIFSLKWLNLNKYLGVFLFNISTNSIILMLIIIGYFLIPDEITIKIIDSRIIYYFIVNFTIYILVLKIIWNYDKNIILNNILIIILVQAVLLILNLIFYYYVIKINEEKKVMMIQNTYNPIINNIIDEIRSKQHDFKNHLNTINGIIEVTDEKNLKYSLQEYIKSLNYSTKSIDDIIYVNNPILWAVIYSKLCEARKSNIKFSYCVNNDLKELKMNDYELSEMLSNLLDNAFEASDSDDKEVILNITKENNQNVIEIKNKGITMKSEYIHKIFKKGFSTKKGENRGYGLNNVKKIVEHNNGKIQLFFENNYTIFKILI from the coding sequence ATGCACATAATTAAAGAGTTTAGTACTACATTTATCGAATTAAGTGCCTTTATGATTTTATGGAAAAAACTTAGCTTAAAAGACGAAAAAACTTTTTTAAAAAGTATAATTATAATATTGATTGGTTCATTTACAATGGCTGCAACTAGTAGCATGAAATTCTATTTTAATATAATTTTAAGTTACTTAATTGTTATTTTTTTAGTCTCATATTTTTATCATAAAAAAATTATTTCTGTATTTTTAGAAGTTTGTTTAATCTTAAATATAATAATGATATCACAGCTAATAGTTATATTTAGTTTAAAATGGCTTAATTTAAACAAATATTTAGGAGTATTTTTGTTTAACATTAGTACTAATTCTATAATATTAATGCTTATAATAATTGGATATTTTTTAATTCCTGATGAAATTACCATTAAAATAATAGATTCTAGAATAATTTATTATTTCATAGTTAACTTCACTATATATATACTAGTTTTAAAAATAATTTGGAATTATGATAAAAATATTATTTTAAATAATATATTGATAATTATTTTAGTTCAAGCTGTACTACTTATTTTGAATTTAATTTTCTACTATTATGTAATAAAAATAAATGAAGAAAAAAAAGTTATGATGATCCAAAATACATATAATCCTATTATAAACAATATTATAGATGAAATTAGAAGTAAGCAGCATGATTTTAAAAATCACCTAAATACTATAAATGGAATAATAGAGGTAACAGATGAAAAAAATTTAAAATACTCTCTACAAGAATATATAAAGTCATTAAATTATTCTACTAAAAGTATAGACGATATTATATATGTTAATAATCCCATACTATGGGCAGTAATATACAGCAAATTATGTGAAGCTAGAAAGAGCAATATTAAGTTTTCGTATTGTGTGAATAATGACTTAAAAGAGTTAAAAATGAATGATTATGAACTCTCAGAAATGTTGAGTAATCTTTTGGATAACGCCTTTGAAGCTTCTGATAGTGATGATAAAGAAGTTATATTAAATATAACAAAAGAAAATAATCAAAATGTTATAGAAATAAAAAATAAAGGCATAACTATGAAATCAGAATACATCCATAAAATATTTAAAAAAGGTTTTTCAACTAAAAAAGGTGAAAATAGAGGTTATGGATTAAATAATGTAAAAAAAATAGTTGAACATAATAATGGTAAAATTCAACTATTTTTTGAAAATAACTATACAATTTTTAAAATATTAATCTAG
- a CDS encoding cyclic lactone autoinducer peptide: MKFQMKIKRNLMVNVLGVLLIALSYIITSTASFGYIGEPDVPENLLD, translated from the coding sequence ATGAAATTTCAAATGAAAATCAAAAGGAATTTGATGGTAAATGTATTAGGTGTATTGTTAATTGCCTTATCTTATATTATAACTAGTACAGCTTCTTTTGGTTATATAGGTGAACCTGATGTTCCTGAAAATTTACTAGATTAA
- a CDS encoding ABC transporter ATP-binding protein, which translates to MSFFEINHLSKSYGKNKKKALDNVTFDVKAGEIVALIGKNGAGKTTLLNCIAGNITPDTGKVCYKGTELLREDSRLNEFGILIQASFFNYLNAYDNLVLLAKASGIKDINVIKNKVNSILTLVDLDGKKKAYVKSFSFGQKQRLGLAQTLLHDPEFLILDEPFVGLDPLGKEMLKGVIVDKAKNKKAGILFSSHDLDDVSDICDRVVMINNGKKVFDDVFLYKKTYTVICQKVIQKQIGAIIIEQFKGKVTIVDSNKIEFVEKNLINEVLSILFTNKIKISDIQIRESSLYDFFKSEVKI; encoded by the coding sequence ATGTCTTTTTTTGAAATAAACCATTTATCTAAAAGCTATGGAAAAAATAAAAAGAAAGCGTTGGATAATGTGACATTTGATGTAAAAGCAGGAGAAATTGTTGCATTAATAGGAAAGAACGGAGCTGGGAAAACCACACTTTTAAATTGCATTGCGGGAAATATCACTCCTGATACAGGGAAAGTCTGCTACAAAGGTACAGAACTTTTGCGAGAGGATTCTCGCTTAAACGAGTTTGGTATACTTATCCAAGCAAGTTTTTTTAACTATTTAAATGCTTATGATAATTTAGTGTTGTTAGCCAAGGCATCTGGTATTAAAGATATAAATGTAATAAAAAATAAAGTAAACAGCATTTTAACTTTGGTAGATCTAGATGGGAAAAAGAAAGCCTATGTAAAAAGTTTTTCATTTGGTCAAAAGCAACGTTTAGGCCTTGCACAAACATTACTTCATGATCCAGAATTTTTAATTTTGGATGAGCCATTTGTTGGACTCGATCCTTTAGGTAAAGAAATGCTAAAGGGAGTTATTGTAGATAAAGCAAAGAATAAAAAAGCAGGGATTTTATTTTCAAGTCATGACTTAGATGATGTTAGTGATATATGTGACCGAGTAGTTATGATTAATAATGGGAAAAAAGTTTTTGATGATGTATTTTTATATAAAAAAACATACACTGTAATTTGTCAAAAAGTAATTCAAAAACAAATAGGTGCAATTATTATAGAACAATTTAAAGGGAAAGTTACTATTGTCGATAGTAATAAAATTGAATTTGTTGAAAAAAACTTAATTAATGAAGTTTTAAGTATCCTTTTTACAAATAAAATTAAAATTTCAGACATACAGATTAGGGAAAGCTCTCTCTATGATTTTTTCAAAAGTGAGGTGAAAATATGA
- a CDS encoding radical SAM/SPASM domain-containing protein: MVLKEKFHEGIVLFEIDGINMIGNSTTGVFLGLDEQGSCLVNKIMKESNIIHISSSDEKLINVLYKNDFFKKEDEDSFSIKAAYVHVTDRCNLHCIGCYSYVNKRNTKKDLRFEEICEIFKKLNDFNIKQVVISGGEPFIREDLKDICKYAQSLGISLSIITNGTLSSEVYTKVLPYLQEIAVSIDGYNKDTYFIRDKGIMPKVIETVKFLKDKIPTKMIATLHKKNAIYMREYAKLSKTLNVPFSFSVLTIDINNPIFKDYILDKNEFELMSAYLGDQKDVVIQDSPMNGFNLQCKTRCEAGRKFISVAADGTVYPCHMLHSDELKLGNILDKNLKDIIISKTNPFLNISVDSLEGCKDCKYKYFCGGNCRARSYLSTHSIYKNDDLCEVAYSHIDDKFQNLKKVYKL; this comes from the coding sequence ATGGTATTAAAAGAAAAATTTCATGAAGGTATTGTGTTATTTGAGATTGATGGAATAAATATGATTGGTAATAGTACCACTGGTGTGTTTTTAGGATTAGATGAACAGGGTTCTTGTCTTGTAAATAAAATCATGAAGGAAAGTAATATTATTCACATATCATCAAGTGATGAAAAGTTAATTAATGTTTTATATAAAAATGATTTTTTTAAAAAAGAAGATGAGGATTCCTTTTCTATAAAGGCTGCTTATGTTCATGTTACAGATAGGTGTAACTTACATTGTATTGGTTGTTATTCCTATGTAAACAAGCGTAACACAAAAAAGGATCTAAGATTTGAAGAAATATGCGAGATATTTAAAAAATTAAATGACTTTAATATAAAACAAGTAGTTATATCTGGCGGTGAACCATTTATACGAGAAGATTTGAAAGATATATGCAAATATGCACAATCTTTAGGAATCTCTTTATCAATTATAACTAATGGAACACTATCTAGCGAAGTTTATACTAAAGTACTGCCTTATCTGCAAGAAATTGCTGTGTCTATTGATGGTTATAATAAGGATACATATTTCATAAGAGATAAAGGTATTATGCCAAAGGTTATAGAAACAGTTAAATTTTTAAAAGACAAAATTCCAACAAAAATGATTGCAACTTTACATAAAAAAAATGCTATATATATGAGAGAATATGCTAAGTTATCTAAAACACTTAATGTTCCTTTTAGTTTTAGTGTTTTGACTATTGATATAAATAATCCAATCTTTAAAGATTATATTCTAGATAAAAACGAATTTGAATTGATGTCTGCATATCTTGGAGATCAAAAAGATGTTGTGATACAAGATTCTCCAATGAATGGTTTTAATCTTCAATGTAAAACTCGTTGTGAGGCAGGAAGAAAATTTATTAGTGTAGCAGCAGATGGTACTGTATATCCTTGTCATATGCTACATAGTGATGAATTAAAACTTGGAAATATATTAGATAAAAACTTAAAAGATATTATAATTTCAAAAACAAATCCATTTTTAAATATTAGTGTAGATTCATTAGAAGGATGTAAAGATTGTAAATATAAGTACTTCTGCGGTGGAAATTGCAGAGCTCGAAGTTATTTAAGTACACATAGTATTTATAAAAATGATGATCTTTGCGAAGTTGCATATTCTCATATTGATGATAAATTTCAAAATTTAAAAAAGGTGTACAAACTATAA
- a CDS encoding ABC transporter ATP-binding protein encodes MRQKTKNNKYIFFFLLSISILIYNGSTIAFSLSFKSIVDCLTEKNFNDYYGKILLAILIVMVQIVSFNIYSRLKNRYTKIVMLNLKENLYKKIFSFKIPYFYKSDLSKYISFIFNDLNRYEENSVITKIEIIEKIILFIFAAIGIILVYPILLLFIIAALIIAVIVPALLSKKAKRYSENLSRNHEKSMNKITEVLNGFKVIKSFKIIEMATEECFDVTKDLENTKYDLRNYMTLVQCFLMFLTTILTLLVFIFGGWLVIDNVLTVGSLIALIQLLFNIVSPVMDIMTSVNKIKSVEDIQNTYSKIIEYNNSDSETLINKEGFNECIEFKNVSFKYPSNQKYAVKDFDFTFNKNKNYAIIGGNGSGKSTILKLISNYFNEYEGDILFDNYNIKDLKEDFIYDNLAYINQDLFLFNKSIRDNITLNKNYDDNKYNELVNGLKISEFSQKHASGMEFNLNDLDSVSGGEKQRIVIAREILKNTSILLADEPDSALDLHSVSFFIDTVLNLDDVTCIMITHKINGKLSNFDEILVMDQGQLIEHGSYEELISKEGYFYNKWFCKSKVS; translated from the coding sequence ATGAGGCAAAAGACTAAAAATAATAAATATATATTCTTTTTTCTACTCAGTATTTCAATTTTAATATACAATGGTTCAACAATTGCATTCTCATTGAGTTTCAAAAGTATAGTTGATTGTTTGACAGAGAAAAATTTTAATGATTATTATGGAAAAATACTACTAGCTATTCTGATTGTAATGGTTCAAATTGTCAGCTTTAATATATATTCTAGGTTGAAAAATCGATATACTAAGATAGTTATGCTTAATTTAAAAGAAAACTTATATAAAAAAATCTTTTCGTTTAAAATCCCATATTTCTATAAAAGTGATTTATCTAAGTACATATCTTTTATTTTTAATGACTTAAACAGATATGAGGAAAATTCCGTTATAACTAAAATAGAGATAATAGAAAAAATAATTTTATTTATATTTGCTGCTATAGGTATAATCTTAGTTTATCCGATATTGTTATTATTCATAATCGCTGCACTGATTATTGCTGTAATTGTCCCTGCACTTTTATCTAAAAAGGCTAAAAGATATAGTGAAAATTTAAGTAGAAATCATGAAAAGTCAATGAACAAAATTACAGAGGTACTTAATGGATTTAAGGTTATTAAGTCTTTTAAAATAATTGAAATGGCCACAGAGGAGTGTTTTGATGTAACTAAAGATTTAGAAAACACAAAATACGATTTGAGAAATTATATGACATTGGTACAATGCTTTTTAATGTTTCTAACTACTATATTGACTTTATTAGTTTTTATTTTTGGTGGATGGCTAGTAATAGATAATGTCTTAACAGTTGGATCATTAATTGCTTTAATACAATTGCTATTTAATATAGTATCACCAGTTATGGATATTATGACTAGTGTCAATAAAATTAAATCTGTAGAGGACATACAAAACACATACAGCAAAATCATTGAATATAATAATTCTGATTCTGAAACACTGATAAATAAAGAAGGTTTTAATGAATGCATAGAGTTTAAAAATGTTTCGTTTAAATATCCTAGTAATCAAAAGTATGCAGTTAAAGATTTTGATTTTACATTTAATAAAAATAAGAACTATGCAATAATAGGAGGAAATGGATCCGGTAAAAGCACAATCTTAAAATTAATTTCTAATTACTTTAATGAGTATGAAGGTGATATCCTATTTGATAATTATAATATTAAAGATTTAAAAGAGGATTTTATTTATGACAATTTAGCTTATATTAACCAAGATTTATTTCTATTTAATAAATCCATAAGAGATAATATAACTTTAAATAAAAATTATGATGACAATAAATATAATGAACTAGTTAATGGATTAAAAATAAGTGAATTTTCCCAAAAGCATGCTTCAGGAATGGAATTTAATTTAAATGATTTAGATTCTGTATCAGGCGGGGAAAAACAAAGAATTGTAATAGCTAGAGAAATATTAAAAAATACAAGTATACTACTTGCAGACGAGCCTGATTCTGCTTTGGATTTACATTCAGTCTCATTTTTTATAGATACTGTTTTGAACTTAGATGATGTTACATGTATTATGATCACTCACAAGATCAACGGTAAACTATCAAATTTTGATGAAATATTAGTAATGGATCAAGGTCAATTAATAGAACATGGAAGTTATGAAGAGTTAATTTCTAAAGAAGGATACTTTTATAATAAATGGTTTTGTAAAAGCAAAGTAAGTTAA
- a CDS encoding ABC transporter permease, translating into MNTSLFTIYKIEMIKLIKRKDWLALLALVAISFMFGAAVLSSGYIGESNQSALYWVSTQIFNSSGILITPMIFAFICSRILASEIEDGSISLYTTRYRNRGRMYFAKNLATISFATITFIIVFIINIAIYYIFVCQNPTISSGKFLGNNIWALVIVLGAVYISSFILTTQFSLFLSAYLKPAPVIGIVFVIVLVFHNTFRVPYLQNINPWYYLIKLSDDVFSTTNQVVVNYSEKLNLFFAFILLNIIYIIIFNLLAVKKFKGSDLQ; encoded by the coding sequence ATGAATACATCATTATTCACTATTTATAAAATAGAAATGATTAAACTCATTAAAAGAAAAGACTGGTTAGCGCTATTAGCTTTAGTCGCAATTAGTTTTATGTTTGGAGCAGCTGTTCTATCATCTGGTTATATAGGAGAAAGTAATCAAAGTGCTCTTTATTGGGTATCCACTCAAATTTTTAATTCTAGTGGTATACTTATTACTCCTATGATTTTTGCCTTTATATGCTCAAGAATTTTAGCTAGTGAAATAGAAGACGGGAGCATATCACTTTACACTACTAGATATAGAAATAGAGGCAGAATGTATTTTGCAAAAAATTTAGCTACAATATCTTTTGCAACAATAACTTTTATAATTGTTTTTATTATAAATATTGCAATTTACTATATTTTTGTATGTCAAAATCCAACTATATCTTCTGGAAAATTCTTAGGTAACAACATATGGGCTTTAGTTATTGTACTAGGAGCTGTATATATATCCTCATTTATCCTCACGACACAGTTCTCATTATTTTTAAGTGCCTATTTAAAACCAGCGCCAGTAATAGGAATTGTCTTTGTTATAGTTTTGGTATTTCATAATACCTTTAGAGTCCCATATCTTCAAAATATTAATCCTTGGTATTATCTAATTAAACTCAGTGATGATGTATTTTCAACAACTAATCAAGTAGTTGTAAATTATAGTGAAAAATTAAATTTATTTTTCGCATTTATTTTACTTAACATTATATATATTATTATTTTTAATTTATTAGCTGTTAAAAAATTTAAAGGTAGTGATTTGCAATGA